cactaacgcgatttaagccAATGAAAATATATGAGGGTTGGCGACATGCATATTCCCATAACAATCATTCTTACGATGCAAATGGTGTCAGATAAAGGGCCACTCAAGAGTTGGCCACAATAAACTCAATAAGAAGTGTGGAAATCAGTAACCAAATAACACAGATCCAAGAATCAAAGGGCGTACGGGCAGGAAGCGTACAGAATGGGTTTTAAAAGTGTTAACTAACGTCAAGCTCAACAGGTGATGGAACATCTGAAACTGTTTTTACTGTCAACCACAGTATGTATATAAAAGCATAAATGTAGATTGGTAAGTATAATTACGTGtgtttatttatcataaacAAGAAGTCACTAAGTGGATTAGATACTTTATGATTAGCAATAAGCTAATCAACGAAACATTTCCGATAAAGTACGAAGAAATAAACGCTAATTACCATCATGTCGACAATATATATACTAAATGATTGGGTCCTTTGTTTATCTACGAATAAACAAACCAAACCAGTATATTCAACCCCCTGATGGGGTTATGGGGTTCATACTATACTGAGTCGCATACTGGGACGGAAACAGCCGTACAGTGTCCCGCTGAGTTTTAGTAATAACACAACTGACATTAAACCGTGAAGAAAACTATCTACGAATTGAAATGGTCTCAACGAAACCTCTCAACAGACAAAAAAATCATACTTTAGATTGaattttgtttgaaaaaataCATGGAAAAATATCATATTAACAAATGGTCATTCATTCGATAATCACAATTATATCCTTTAACAAGAACATTTATTTTAGTAttaaaatgtgaataaattaaGAATTCAGTTAAAACAAAAAAGTTAAGTGTAATTTTACATACTTTTACAATTGCTGTTCTTATCCATTGATGATGGATCCTCTTGAATGCTTGATTTATTATCAGCTTCAGAATAAACAGGATTTTCTTCATTACGAACAGTTGGTTCTTTATCTATAAAATGATAAACTCAGTAGAAATATTTACAGAATTTATGTGTTGGTGCATTATTCTTTCAGAAGAACGATTTATTATTTGAGCTCTGTTTATCTACACAACATTTGTTTAAAAAATCACTtgacattatttttttttacctcGAGTTGTCTGATAACTCATTTTAACAACATCAAATTTAAATACCTATATATCTTCAATTTCGAAATTTTGAATCTTTTATAAAGGGAATCGATTCTTTCTAACTGAATCATATTTTCATTATCTAGTCCTTTTTTACTATCACTGCTACTCTTGTTTTCATCTTGCTATGTTGATGCAGTACAACAATTTGTGTTGATGTATAATTCTACCAGATTATCGCATTACTTGTAACTGACTGACGATAACAATGAAACTACCGGTAATATTCAGTTACAACTTATGTCTACAGGATAAGCTATTAGCAGCTACCTGTGGAAAAATATCTCTAAAAAAACACTTTTTTCTGAAGTCTGTGTTGATGATATTGTCTAGAAACGCTATAAAAACTGAAGTCATTTTTTGTCCCATATATAAAATCTACTTACATCGTGTTGTAGTTGATGAGCATCTACTTTGATTGAATTGAAATTGTGAATGTAAATGATCTAAAGGATAAGGGCAATGCTGATTTGGATAGCccatttcaattaatttattcaatgaCGGTTGAGTTTCCCGTACAAAcccttgtttattattattttcatgacTGAAGCTGGCTGAATTAATCATTGTAGGAGCATAATTTTCCTCTAAAATCAAGAAAGATGAGTTTAAACAAACACTGATATCTAAAAAATAAACCTGTAATAAGTCTATATGAATTGATTAAAAAGTAATCATGTAATGTAGCTAATTGGTTTACACACCCGACATTCAACGGAGAGTTATAAGCAATAAATTCTTTTACTCCTCCAATTGTTTAGGTTTTGTTTGTTGGTCAGTATCACATACCTTCAGATAGTCACTCATAAACAATGTAGAATCCGACATAAACGAAGATAGATCGACTGTGAATTACGTAACCACAAAAACCCTTAACCTTTTTTAGAATCTAATACAAATTAGCACATATCATTTTACGGAAAGCAAACATAAAAATTTTGATATGCGAATGAATCAGTGCAGTAATTAATGCTTCAGGAGAAAATGGGACTTTAAGCAACTACACTGAAATGATTTATGGAGCGAAAGTTATAATATGGAGGAATATCAAATAAATTACCGCAATATTAATCGGACAAAAAGAaatcatattaaaataaacttaagaaAATGATCATCATACCAATAATGATAGACCAAGTTTACGTAATAGTTTGGATGGGTAAATTCAATTTTTCGGATTTTATTAAGATGGTTAAAAAGTCTAAAAACAATGATTAAACTGAGCTTTTTCGATAAGACGCTAAATTCAAGTGCCAAAGGTAACAGCCAGTACAAAGTGGAGCAAAACTTAGACCTCTAAACAGTACATATGATAGCATATTTAATATTACTCCACGGATAAAACTCAAATAATAGCCACTTCACATCTACCAGAATGAAATGATACCAATAGAAGAATGTTCCAATTAGATTAttcaaattaaatgaataaaataatcgtTTAGAACTTAACAATAAAACTTTCTTTATAATACATTTGACTAACTGAGCCTCTTAAAACATAATCGTCGACCATAAGATTGACAAGAGGTCAGAAGAATTCAACCTCTTCACCGAAGAATATCGAGTAAATCATTTACCGATATCCCTTACACTAGGAAAATGTTTGTTCACCGATTACTTTGATATACTAGTATATCCCCCTATGTAGATCATGCTTCATACCTATCTTTGTTAGTTGTTTTAAACTGGTGAGTACAACCAAAAACAAGTTTTAATCGTCAAACAAAAATTTCTGTGCCACTATATGTTTATTAGGCTAGCGAGTAGTAAACCATGTAAGGTTTTAAGTTATGATTTGTTTTCATTGATAGTAGCTTACAGCTAATAGAATGCGAATGACAACTCTGAGACTGTATTGTTAAGTTGATAGCTTTGAAATGTTTTCCACTTACCAGGTTGACTAAGGAAAGAAAATTACGTTATAAATACTACGTTGATGAGACATAGAGATAACTTTGTTGTTCTGTATACTTTTCTTCCAGTGATTTATATGTGCAGTTCACGGGCAAAACATATTGTGAACACTGACAAATCTTGCCAGTTATCATTAGAATAGCGCTTAAATAGGCATTTAGTCGATTCATTCAAACATtctatttgaaatataaaaaataaagggTTAACTAGAAGAACAAAAAATGATCGCCTTACGTTTTATAAAATTGATCATCTTCATGACGTCATTTTCAGGAAACAAAGGTTTGCAAATTGGTTGTTGAGTCCCgttaacaatattattattattattattattattattattattattattattattattcatgataTTCACAGCATTCCAATCCCAAGAACTGAAATTGTAAGGAGTACTTTGACGGAGCAACTGTTGTTGCTGATATTGCAGCTGACCAATTTTACAATCTCGTTCACTGGTATTTGTATTTATGGTGGCAGAGGATGCAGTAGAAAtcatactaataataaaataataccgGAAAAAATATAATGCAGAGGATAAAAGGGAGCTAAAAAATATGGAATCACGTATGCAAAATGTGAAATGTATAGAAACAACGCAAATAATAACGATAGCAAAAACAATTAGATGGTTTAAGACAGGTTAGGGACTAGAACAAACCCAAACTTTATAGCAGcaatatataatatttacaaaaataaaggGATACGGTTTTTCTTACACGGCAAGTAAGAGAATTCAGGTGTTACGTGCTTTAATATGCCCAAATGTCTGGCTGGATGTAACTGAAACATTTTTTAGGTTAACAAAGAGAGTCTACAACGAACGgcaaaataaattacatttttaaaagtatttaattAACATACCTAAAAACTGGTAGAAATGGGTACCAAGATAAAAACAGCCAAAAAAAAGATTGCGAAGAGGTAGAGGACGGAGGCTAAGTATAATCTAAATACATAAGTGAACAAGAGCAGTATATAACAGAAAAAGGAGCTCAGTTAAGAAAAATGGAACCAGAAAGAATCCTTTCAGTCAAGGAAGTTCTCTCTTCTAATAGTTAAAGAGCCTTACAACAAGATCGCCATTGGATtttattttgagccatgtctgataatGTCTCAAGCCACTGAGTTACATCATCTATCGGACCCTAACCAGAGAGTCCTAATGGATCGACATATACCAGTCAATAGTTTGGACGTAATCGGAAGTAGAGTTTACCCCCAATAGTTGTTGCATAGATGatatagaccctttctaaagaTGACAACAACAATCGCGTCAAGATGATGGAATACATTGTTTCTCAAACAACCTAGTCAGTTCTCTGACCGGAAGGTTGCTACCATTGTTAGAAAGAGCTGGGGGTAAGTCATGTGGACCTGGTGACTTTTGGTGGTTCAGGATTTGAACTTTCTCGAGGGCCTCCACCTCGTCAGGTGGCTCAACCGGTACCGGCTAGGGAGGACAGAACAAACTGGTTGATGCTACCGGGGCAACAGACCAACTTTACTGTCCGATGAGCTTTAAGTTGTAAGGAGCCTTCataaacccagtgcttataagctgAATGTTTTGCCAAGCTGCAAGAGACGCAATCCACCATTTTCATGACGTCGTGGAAACTAATCCATAGGACGGCGAAGAAACGTCGGAAAACGCACTCCCGTGGTAGCCGGGAATCAAAGATATGTTTGTGGGTCTTTCATCTCCTCGCGATCTTGGAGCGTATGCGCACCATTGGTTCTAAACAATGGTTTGTCAACTCCCTAGGTAAATCCTCTATATGTACCAACTAAGTTTGAACCGTGGATGTCCATTTTTCATCCTTTCACTTTCGTAAATAAACTCCCGTTGTGAATAGGACTCTCCTTCGGAGTGGTTGTAAACGCGTTGCCATATGAAcgcatttcgaaagggagagtGAACTCGTCTCACcttcggtcgtaccagggcatttgggagcagAAAAAATGTAACATATTCACATAACCACTAAAACTAGTGTACAAGTATTATATTGGGCCTCCGAACTAAAGCGAAATCGAAAACACTAGAGAAGAGTAACAAACATTGATAGTGTAACTCCAGATTTTTTAAGAATGGTGGTCTAGGACTTTCAGTCGGGTTGGTTGATACAATGCTTAGAGTTTCGGAACGGAGTAATTTCGTCGGACTGGTCGAGTTCATAAACCATCCGAGGGAATAGGGAAAAAGCTTTCCTTTTTTATGAGAATTATCGTTCTAAAGCCGATCCACCTGGCACGGTAGGACCTAAAGGAGTGAGTATTTTAGTCGATATAGCTCGATCGTGTCATCGCGACATGTAAGCCCAACCTCTATGCCAAGGTAGCAACTATGGTCGGGTAAAATCACTAATAGGGATACTTCTATAAGCTAAAGGGCTTTGTTAATAAAGTCACTGATGATACACTCATCACCATATTCAATGGAACCTTTAAAGAATATTGCTGTGCtactttaaaatatttctcTCACTTTAATGATGTCTAACGAACGAGTATAAAATCCAAATGTCATTAGAGAAACGCTATAGTTATGCCCAAATAAGTGGACATTAAGTAAAATCACAATTCCTTAAGCTTTAACACCTAACGGATGTACagaatatatgcatatatgaagATGAATTCacaattattcatttttgtcTAATTTTACTATCCCCAATTTTCAGTGGAGGTATTTTCAGCCCTTAACTCTCAAGGGGAGAATATGTCGAGTGGCTTGAGTAGTATGCAGAGAAATCCAGTCTTATAAATGCGTTATGTGGAAACTTAGAAATAATGGGTATGTAATTAATCGGACTAGACTAAATACAACTGAGATTATACTTTGATCAATTTAACTATGAAAATTGAAACACTTATTAGCGTGCCACTTAAGCCGAATTTAATTTGGTGACAATCATCGTGTCAGTTTAAGAGAGAGGGCTAGTATGACTTCAACTCAGGCAGCAAATGAATAGATGAGAATAGGGTAGGGCTGTACTATACCGCCGAGCCAATGGTGAGTGTGCAAACCTCTTAAAGATCATAGTACATATATTAAAATACGGTTAGAAACTAGTGTTAGGGATTATGTTTAGGAGTTATGGTTGCAGTTTTTATCACGAGCTAACATCAGCTACGACGCAAGAGTCTGAAACTCCATATACCTATCACAAGTCTTAGAATAACATACTAACAATTTATGTTTTCGGTTTCCTGGCTGGTCAAACGGATTTAGGACTTCAGGTCGTTTAGTACCGaaaataaataagtcaaattAAATGCTTTTCGAAGTCTCCTTCCAGTTTTATTTTTTGCAAAACGAAGAATCACCGTGATCAATTCGTAGACACTCAACTAACATGAactatcagaattatgtgatatatttgcgcaatacatttcgaacaatctgaccacacatatacttgttaagacatttttatatgaaaattaataggtcaactagacaggttaaaggtaagccgtaacaaagaaagaaaattattaaagtacacaaaaacaatgtgattaccactctggataataaatcagtattaccagggtaggttaagtatCCAATTCTATCAATGTGTCGGTCACCTACACACAACCTTGCAAAATGGCTTACAAAAGTATTAAACCCTATCCAAAATCGATATTGTAAGTATTCCTTGATTGACTTATTTGAATTAATTAAGTACTTAAAGGACATAAATATAAAGACAATGACAATGTGCTCCTTTGGTGTGaacactttatttacaaatgtacctCTTAGGAAAACTACTgatattttgtgtgactatatcTCTTTGAATAACCTCCCATTGTCATTTCCTGTTAAAACTCTTAAAGATTTATTACTATTGTGTACTGAAAATGTAAAATTCGCTTTTGAGGGTGAGCACTTTCGACAAATCGATGGTGTAGCTATGAGTAGCCCTTTAGGACCGTTGCTAGCTGATATGCTCATGGGATATGTTGAAAATCTATCTGAAGACTTTATTTTGAAGAAGTTTCTGTATAAACGGTATGTTGATGATATCATGATCATAGGAAATAAAGGTGAAGATGTAAACCGCTTGTTAAAAGAACTCAATACAAGTCAAAAGCACATCTCTCTTACATGAGAATAAGAGAAGAACAACCAACTTCCTTTTCTAGACATCCTGATTAGTAGGAGAGATGATGGTTCCATCAGACGTTCTATGTATAGAAGGCCAATAATAATGGTTATTtattgaagttcataaaccgctGAAAGGGTTGCAATATGACTAGACAAATGACACTTCTGGCACCCAAAAAGCGAGTTCACATTATGTTACCATTTAGAGGCGACATAAATAGTCCCATGTTGAAACGGAGACgatcaatttacatgtatgtgcgtAAACACATACACAGgaaggagcaatcgtgatttgcaattaaggaTGGGTGAACACATACCAAAATGGATGTGTAAACAGATGAATTACAATGGTAAAATCTGATCACAcaatagacagacatcatcctccattgcgaaacatttgattgagactggtcataaggttgacatcaaaCCAGCacttgtagtgttatacaaaagcctttaaggacgtatactaaggtttattgaagcattggctatacggaaactgaaaccccctttatgcgttcaaaaacaatttgtccttacacctaacctaccctggtaatactgatttactatccagagtggtaatcacattgtttttgtgtactttaataattttctttctttgttacggcttacctttaacctgtctagttgacctattaattttcatataaaaatgtcttaacaagtatatgtgtggtcagattgttcgaaatgtattgcgcaaatacataacataattctgataaacttcgtcttctcaccgcattatcgaaatatatcaaagggactaactgTTTTTAATAACATGAACTAGTCGGGCTATATCCTTAAACAGGCAGGAACAGTTCGTTATTTTCTACATTTTAAATCCTTCGGTATTTATTCGGAGATCCACTGCTCAAACTACCGGTCGATTTTTGTTCGCTGTTTTGCCCATTATTAATCTTAGAGCCAGCTTGTGAAAATTCAAGATAGTGCCACTAAATACAAtacgtttcatcctaattataCAGTCACAAACTAGTTAATGGACCCCATATTAAAGCAAAACCTGCAGAAAGACGTGACTTCAGATTAAaactaatcatttatttattacaaaccCAAAGCAATCTCTAGCGTACTATACATTGCTCGCGCTCTCAACTCCATAAAACCTAATAAACTTGCTGTAATAGCACAATAAATCTCTGGTCTCCGTTACTCGGTTCGTAACATTTTATGCACAGGTTAACTGTTTATATGCTTTGAGCCTCGAATGGAAGTGACCATCACAAAGTTTACCGATTTTGTTTAGCTTCCACCTAAAGTATGTGGTTAATCTATGCTGACAATATAATAGTATTTACAAGGCTGAAGGTCTGGTTCAGTAAAAACTTAATATCTCGCATTTTGGTAGAGAATAAATTTAGCTTTAAACAGAATAGAAAACGTACCCCTTGCCCACAAAGCAGTGCAAATTACTAAAATCCATTTCAAACACACATGATCAGCGACCTTCAAAACGTTATAGCGCCTGGTGAAGTGTTGATATCAAGTATTCAATATCCAATACCTTTGTCACGAGCTTGTATAAACCGACTCCAAGGTGGGATCGTGTACACGTTTTGAACAGTGTTAAGAACAACCCAGGGGGGATAGCATCATGTTGTCTTAGCACAAAGTCAAAATTTGCGTTTACCTTTGCTGCGTCCCCTATGTGGTTTGAACTAGTCTCGAGGCTCTCTATGAGTACAAGCCCGAGACCCCGCTCTGAGGGGACCGTTGGAAGTGGGATTCCATGGAAAGCGTATGTGCTTTGTGTCGAATGGGGAGGAATGTTCATGTTCACGTAAACTATGTGCCTCGGTATTATACATCCTGTTAACTATAAAGTTTCACGGTCAGGATAAAAGGGAGTCAGTGAAACCCAAATTTTTAACCTTCGATATGAAAAGTACATGAGATGCTGTGTTAAATAGATTTGCGAAATCGAGCAGCATTACGTGAACCAATATCTTATGTCCCAGAATGTCGTCTGTTCTTCCTATGCTATGAGCAGACTGGACGAACAGGACCAGTCTTTCCCGAACCCGTGTTCGACTTTATGGAGGATGTTGTTTTTATCCACGTATCTCCTGATTTTTTCATCGACCAGTCCTTCCATTGCCTCCAACATTATTGGCAGCAATATTACTAGTCCGTAACAGGCTAAGTTTTTGTATTACTCCCTTTGAAGATTGCAGAAAGTAACCAGCTTCCATTATCTTGGGAACCGCGTGTGAATCTAGTGAGTGCTTGAACAGGTCACGCACCGGTCTGGCGGTAGCCTCCGCTCAATGTTCCAGGATTATAGGCCGAATGCTGTCATATCTTGTTGACTCTCCTGAGCTCAGGGATTTTCGCGTCTTCAATACTAACCCGGGATTTCGTTGAATATTTCCTAGATCCTCAGCTGGCACTATAGTTGAGAGACATTTCGCGTTTTCAGGCTCCTGGTTTAGATGGTCTATCAAGTTAGTATTAAAGACATCTGAAATCTCTAAGTTAGATAGATCTTTGTTATTTGACTCTTTAAGAGTACAGACCCCTTGATTTTTGAGTTCCCTCTTGGTCATGCGTTTGTAATGAAATTTACGATTAGCCTACAATTTGGCTGATAACTTGGTCTAAAAACATTTATCGCCTCGGACTTAGGCATTACATCTGTTTTTCAGTGCCAAGTATGAGTTACGATAAGAACTTCTCAGTGAGACTTTCCACTTGAATAAACTACATAACTAGTCAACACACTTCAAACAACAACCTGAGTAAAAACCATAGGACGGATGTTGCTGTAGAGGGGCATCAGATGATGAGACAAACCATCATTTACCTCTGTAGCAACGTAACAGAACTAAAGGGTTGAATAGGAGAAATCAGAAACATGTGATTTCAGTTATGCATGAAGATCACCGTCCTAACCGGAACATGGCTAAATCCAGACTTCTTAGACGAAGAATCGAGCTTGCAGGGAACGATATTTTTGTGATATTATTAGTGTACAAAAGAATGAG
This genomic stretch from Schistosoma haematobium chromosome 5, whole genome shotgun sequence harbors:
- a CDS encoding hypothetical protein (EggNog:ENOG410VH6E~COG:K), with translation MISTASSATINTNTSERDCKIGQLQYQQQQLLRQSTPYNFSSWDWNAVNIMNNNNNNNNNNNNNNNNIVNGTQQPICKPLFPENDVMKMINFIKQENYAPTMINSASFSHENNNKQGFVRETQPSLNKLIEMGYPNQHCPYPLDHLHSQFQFNQSRCSSTTTRYKEPTVRNEENPVYSEADNKSSIQEDPSSMDKNSNCKSEKFACEHCEKKFKTKSYLNEHVKVIHEGSLIIE
- a CDS encoding hypothetical protein (EggNog:ENOG410VH6E~COG:K) — translated: MDFSNLHCFVGKGMISTASSATINTNTSERDCKIGQLQYQQQQLLRQSTPYNFSSWDWNAVNIMNNNNNNNNNNNNNNNNIVNGTQQPICKPLFPENDVMKMINFIKQENYAPTMINSASFSHENNNKQGFVRETQPSLNKLIEMGYPNQHCPYPLDHLHSQFQFNQSRCSSTTTRYKEPTVRNEENPVYSEADNKSSIQEDPSSMDKNSNCKSEKFACEHCEKKFKTKSYLNEHVKVIHEGILIQCDECGDGFKSTSSLKNHINLVHKGLGFQCHYCNKVFTQRHTLIIHEECVHKGIKISCNHCSKKFASRWYLKEHITIVHEGNLLKCELCGRSFNSHCALRYHSNIVHKDHKFQCPHCPKTFRLKNT